The following proteins come from a genomic window of Musa acuminata AAA Group cultivar baxijiao chromosome BXJ1-7, Cavendish_Baxijiao_AAA, whole genome shotgun sequence:
- the LOC103992293 gene encoding protein MANNAN SYNTHESIS-RELATED 1 isoform X1, protein MAVDPRQVVAGFLTISMFAMLGNMIKRDHFDSIEVSIQETSVVQFDAIKAEEKSVTQVSTESSPELKPCWAKPVPKEIEQSKGFITFSLTGGPEHHISQVTDAVVISRYLGAILVIPDIRGNEVGQKRNFEDMYDADNFTASLTGVIEVVRELPAEVTTENPAVIRVPNRVSEDFIKNNIQPVFQTKSYLRLATFFPSINLKASGKPNTDLDSTACLAMFGSLVMKQEILEVVDRMVERLKTLSRNAGSQFIAVDIRVDVLEKKSCREKRNGRKPCYTAVEIRDFLRKVGFNADNTIYLTETWWHESLNPLKEVFPKTYTKDDLIPAEKKGHFLQSGGAELQRALDFQICSKSDVFVPAISGLFYGNVAGKRITLGRTQILVPSQVPSSSPTASNFFSPYVSKRNHVAYSCFC, encoded by the exons ATGGCGGTGGATCCCAGGCAGGTGGTCGCCGGATTTCTCACCATCTCCATGTTCGCCATGCTCGGCAACATGATCAAGAGGGACCACTTCGATTCCATCGAG GTGAGTATTCAAGAAACATCAGTTGTACAATTTGATGCAATAAAGGCAGAAGAGAAGTCTGTTACCCAAGTCTCTACGGAGAGCAGCCCAGAGCTTAAACCTTGTTGGGCCAAACCAGTTCCAA AAGAGATAGAGCAGTCAAAAGGTTTCATTACATTCTCTTTGACGGGTGGTCCTGAGCACCATATTTCACAG GTCACAGATGCTGTGGTAATCTCAAGGTATTTAGGTGCCATTTTAGTGATTCCTGACATCAGAGGAAATGAGGTTGGTCAAAAAAG GAATTTTGAGGATATGTATGATGCCGATAATTTCACTGCAAGCTTGACTGGAGTTATAGAAGTTGTCAGAGAGCTTCCTGCTGAAGTAACTACTGAAAATCCAGCTGTCATCAGAGTCCCCAATAGGGTATCAGAGGACTTCATTAAGAACAATATTCAACCAGTCTTCCAAACAAAAAGTTACCTGAGACTTGCAACCTTCTTCCCTTCAATCAATTTGAAAGCATCGGGAAAGCCTAATACCGACTTGGATTCAACTGCTTGCTTAGCTATGTTTGGAAGCCTTGTAATGAAACAGGAAATTTTGGAAGTGGTTGACCGGATGGTTGAGAGACTGAAAACTCTTAGTCGCAATGCAGGAAGCCAGTTTATTGCAGTCGACATAAGGGTTGATGTGCTAGAGAAAAAGAGCTGCAGAgagaaaagaaatggaagaaaacctTGTTACACTGCAGTGGAGATCAGAGATTTCTTAAGAAAAGTCGGGTTTAATGCAGATAACACGATTTACCTAACTGAGACCTGGTGGCATGAAAGTCTAAACCCATTGAAGGAGGTCTTTCCGAAAACTTATACTAAG GATGATCTGATACCTGCAGAGAAGAAAGGTCACTTCCTCCAGTCTGGAGGCGCCGAGCTGCAGAGAGCTCTCGACTTCCAAATCTGTTCCAAAAGCGATGTCTTTGTGCCTGCGATATCTGGTTTATTCTACGGAAATGTAGCTGGCAAGAGAATCACTTTGGGTCGGACCCAAATCCTCGTCCCATCCCAAGTTCCTAGCTCCTCTCCTACAGCTTCCAATTTCTTCTCGCCTTATGTCTCCAAGAGGAATCACGTTGCCTACTCATGCTTCTGTTAG
- the LOC103992293 gene encoding protein MANNAN SYNTHESIS-RELATED 1 isoform X2, with protein MAVDPRQVVAGFLTISMFAMLGNMIKRDHFDSIEVSIQETSVVQFDAIKAEEKSVTQVSTESSPELKPCWAKPVPKIEQSKGFITFSLTGGPEHHISQVTDAVVISRYLGAILVIPDIRGNEVGQKRNFEDMYDADNFTASLTGVIEVVRELPAEVTTENPAVIRVPNRVSEDFIKNNIQPVFQTKSYLRLATFFPSINLKASGKPNTDLDSTACLAMFGSLVMKQEILEVVDRMVERLKTLSRNAGSQFIAVDIRVDVLEKKSCREKRNGRKPCYTAVEIRDFLRKVGFNADNTIYLTETWWHESLNPLKEVFPKTYTKDDLIPAEKKGHFLQSGGAELQRALDFQICSKSDVFVPAISGLFYGNVAGKRITLGRTQILVPSQVPSSSPTASNFFSPYVSKRNHVAYSCFC; from the exons ATGGCGGTGGATCCCAGGCAGGTGGTCGCCGGATTTCTCACCATCTCCATGTTCGCCATGCTCGGCAACATGATCAAGAGGGACCACTTCGATTCCATCGAG GTGAGTATTCAAGAAACATCAGTTGTACAATTTGATGCAATAAAGGCAGAAGAGAAGTCTGTTACCCAAGTCTCTACGGAGAGCAGCCCAGAGCTTAAACCTTGTTGGGCCAAACCAGTTCCAA AGATAGAGCAGTCAAAAGGTTTCATTACATTCTCTTTGACGGGTGGTCCTGAGCACCATATTTCACAG GTCACAGATGCTGTGGTAATCTCAAGGTATTTAGGTGCCATTTTAGTGATTCCTGACATCAGAGGAAATGAGGTTGGTCAAAAAAG GAATTTTGAGGATATGTATGATGCCGATAATTTCACTGCAAGCTTGACTGGAGTTATAGAAGTTGTCAGAGAGCTTCCTGCTGAAGTAACTACTGAAAATCCAGCTGTCATCAGAGTCCCCAATAGGGTATCAGAGGACTTCATTAAGAACAATATTCAACCAGTCTTCCAAACAAAAAGTTACCTGAGACTTGCAACCTTCTTCCCTTCAATCAATTTGAAAGCATCGGGAAAGCCTAATACCGACTTGGATTCAACTGCTTGCTTAGCTATGTTTGGAAGCCTTGTAATGAAACAGGAAATTTTGGAAGTGGTTGACCGGATGGTTGAGAGACTGAAAACTCTTAGTCGCAATGCAGGAAGCCAGTTTATTGCAGTCGACATAAGGGTTGATGTGCTAGAGAAAAAGAGCTGCAGAgagaaaagaaatggaagaaaacctTGTTACACTGCAGTGGAGATCAGAGATTTCTTAAGAAAAGTCGGGTTTAATGCAGATAACACGATTTACCTAACTGAGACCTGGTGGCATGAAAGTCTAAACCCATTGAAGGAGGTCTTTCCGAAAACTTATACTAAG GATGATCTGATACCTGCAGAGAAGAAAGGTCACTTCCTCCAGTCTGGAGGCGCCGAGCTGCAGAGAGCTCTCGACTTCCAAATCTGTTCCAAAAGCGATGTCTTTGTGCCTGCGATATCTGGTTTATTCTACGGAAATGTAGCTGGCAAGAGAATCACTTTGGGTCGGACCCAAATCCTCGTCCCATCCCAAGTTCCTAGCTCCTCTCCTACAGCTTCCAATTTCTTCTCGCCTTATGTCTCCAAGAGGAATCACGTTGCCTACTCATGCTTCTGTTAG